ATTGGCAAAAATATTACCCGCAAATGGCTTGACTACGAGCTAAAACGGCGCAATTAAAACCCACCACCCGACACAGTTACACGCACTTATGCCAAATTCTGTCAAATTGGCATAAAGTTTTCTGTGGCAAGCTATTTGCGTTGTTAATCCAAGATTACTTATAAAAGAAAATATTAAATTTATTAATATTTCAATCACGCCTTATATTTTACTGAATATTGTTTTTTACTTATTTAAATAATTATGCACACTAATCCCATGCCCGAAATAGTTGACGACAACAAAAACAACAATAACGATAGCAAAAACGGTGCTAACATAAATACTAATACCGATACCACCCCGCAAACAGGATTAACCCCCGACAATGATAGCGAATTAACGCAAAAATTAGCTGCCTTAGAACAAGAAAAGCAAGATTGGTACAACAAATACATTTATAAATATGCCGAGTACGAAAATATCCGGAAAAAAATGCCTGCCGAGATGGACAAAGCCCGGCAACAAACACGCATTGATTTAGCACGCGATATTTTATTCATATTAGACGATTTTGAACTTGCATTTAAAAACACAGCCGACAAATCATTATCGGAGGGCTTTGAGCTTATATATCATAAATTTTTAAAAACAATGCAACAATGGGGCATAACCCCCATGGACAACCAACAAGGCCAGCCCTTTAATGCCGATTTGCACGATGCGGTAGCCCTTGTGCCGGCATCGTTACCCGAGCAAGCCAATACCGTAATTGAAGAGTTACAACGCGGCTATTTTTGTGGCGAAACTATTATTCGGTATGCTAAGGTAGTAGTTGGCCAATACCAAAGCTAATAATTTATCCTAACAGTCAAATAAATAGACAATCATAAGCGCTAACTTCTTTTACTACCATCAACAAACA
The sequence above is drawn from the Sphingobacteriales bacterium genome and encodes:
- a CDS encoding nucleotide exchange factor GrpE, whose translation is MHTNPMPEIVDDNKNNNNDSKNGANINTNTDTTPQTGLTPDNDSELTQKLAALEQEKQDWYNKYIYKYAEYENIRKKMPAEMDKARQQTRIDLARDILFILDDFELAFKNTADKSLSEGFELIYHKFLKTMQQWGITPMDNQQGQPFNADLHDAVALVPASLPEQANTVIEELQRGYFCGETIIRYAKVVVGQYQS